The DNA window CGGCGAAGACGTAGCGCGCGTCGGCGATGCGGTTGGGCCAGGGCACCAGGACGGCGCCGCTCATCGCCGGGCGCATCACGTCCGGCGCGTAGTCCGCCACCAGAGCGCGGCCACCGAAGGTGAGCGCGCGCAGGCTGGCGCCGACGCCCGCGATCGATGCCCGGTACTCACCCCGCTCGAGCGCGTACGCAACACCCGACAGCGGAACCATCCCGGTCAGTCGTCCGCCGCTTCCCGGGAGAACAGCAGCAGCTCGGGGAGACTCGTGGCGAAGTAGTCGGTCTCGCCGTTGTCGTGCCGCGCAACGGGCGGGACGTACTGCGCGCGCGTCTCCCCGAGGGAGGCGGGAGGATCAGCGACGTCCATGCCGAGCGCTGTGCGCGCAGCATCCCACGCCTCCAGGGCAGCGCCCTCGCCCCCTTCCCAGGGATGGAACGGCCGGGTCGTGAGGATCTCGTATCCGCGTCCGGCGCGGCCCTCGGCGACGAGGAGGCCGACGTAGGCGATCGTCAGATCATCACGGGTCAGCACGAGCTGCTCCTGCGGCTCGAGGCGCGCCAGTCGGGCAGCGGAGCTGTCGCCGAGTCGGCGCGCGAGCTGATCCTGCTCGTACAGCAGTCGGGCGTCACCCGGCGCGGCCGCGATCGCACGCGCGTACAGGCCCCAGGCGGTGTCGTCGTCGCCGCCGACGTTGTAGGCGGCGAGCGCCGCGTTGCGCAGCAGCACCGCGTCGCGGGTCTCCGCCGTCACGGCGCGGTTCCAGTCCGCGAGAGCATCGCCGCGGCGGCCATGGCCGTACAGCAGCATCGCCCGGAGTCCCCGCGCGACCACGTCGGACGGGTCGGCGGCCAGTGCGGCATCCAGGGCGTCCAGGTCGTCCAGCCCCGAGGGGAAGGCCCAGCTCGCATCCGCCGCCCGCGCCCGCGAGCGGTGAGCGGCGGCCTCCTCGGTGCGCCCCTGCGCGTCCCGCAGGGCAGCCGCGAGGAAGTGCGCGAGTGGAGTGTGGTTGCCGGCCGGCGTGACCGCGGCGGTGGTCACCGTGTCGAGCAGCTCCGCGGCCGCATCCCCCTCCCCCGCGTCGCGCAGGTCGAGCGCGACGTCCCGCAGCACGCCGGCGTCGGAGATCGCCGTCGAGCCGCCGAGAACGCGCAGGAGGGCGTCGAGCGGGTCGTCGGCGAGGGCGGCCCGGAGCACGTCGGTCGCCTCGTCGTGCCGCCCGAGGCGGCGCAGCATGATCACCCGGAGCGCACCGCGCCGCGCGTCGTGGCCGACCGCGCCGTCGAGCGTGTCGAGCACCCGGAGAGCGGCGCGGTTGCGCTGCGTGCAGGCCAGCGACTGCGCGAGCGCGAACCCCGCCGCCGCCGCCCAGGTGGCGTCCCATCCGGCCTTCCCCCACGCCTGCTCGGCCTCCTCGCGACGTCCGAGCCGCGCGAGGACAAGTCCGCGCAGGTAGAAGGCCTCGGCGTCCATCGGGTTCGCGTTGCGTCGCGTCAGTCGCTTGAGCGCGAGATCGATGCGCTCCAGCGCCGGGGCGTAGCGTCCTGCGCGGTAGTCGCGGTCGGCGAGCGCGAGGTTGGTGCGCACGTCGCCCGGGTCCCGTCGGAGCGCCTCGTTCCAATACGGGATGGGCGAGCGCGTAGGGTGACGGTACTGGCTGAGGTGCACGCCGGTGAGGTAGAGCTCCTCGACCGAGGTGATCGCCTCGGGGAGCGCGGGCTCGGCGGCCACCCAGGGCTCGCCCTCGGTGACCTCCACCGGCTCCCAGCCCACGAGGAGTCGGCCGCGCGCATCGCGCAGCTCGACCCGCAGGCCGGACGTCATCTCCACGGACGGGTCCGCACGCGCGTCGCCGACGGTATCCGCGTTCAGCTCGGCCACGTCTCCCGGGCGCAGATCGACGCGCCTCGCGGCGACGACGACTCCGTCGACGGTTGCGGTCAGCATGGCGCCGACCTGAGGAGATGTCACCGCGGCACGGATGCGGATGCCCTCAGCCGACCGATCGACGTGGATGGCCGCGTCGGGGGTCGCCTGGTGCGCGACGCCGATGTCGGGGATGGGGAACCAGTACTGGCTGAACAGCTTGGTCTCCCCGGGCAGCAGCCAGCTGAAGTCGGGCTGGTTGTCGGTGTACACGCCGGCCATGAGCTCCACGTACGGCCCGTCGTCGTCGGTGAGCTGCGCATCCCAGGCGTGACCGAAGGGCGCGTCGCCCCAGGTCCACTGCTTCTTGCCGGGGGAGATGCGGCGCTCGGCCCAGTGCACGAAGCCCGCGCCGGCCGCATGGTCGAACCCGCCGAAGTAGTCTTCCGCCGAATCCACGATCATGTACGACGTCGGCACCGGGATGTTGCGATACCAGTCGATGCGGTCGGCTCCCTCGCGCTCGGCGGCGAGGGCGGGATAGTCCACGCCGTAATACGGCCGATCGGCGGCCGGGAACGAGGTGAGGGCCCGGCGCGCGTGGTCGGCGACGTACCGGACGTCCTCGGGGAAGAACGACTGATAGTCGTCGTGCACCCGTGCGGCGACGTTGGCCCACCAGAGGAAGGTCTGACGCTCCTTCGTGCGGTTGTGCAGTCGCACCACCACTTCGACGACCGAGCTGTCGGGGCGCAGCCGCACGCCGTGATGAGCCGACATGCGCGCGAAGGGCTCATGGTCGTAGCACCACACCGTCACGGAGCCGTCGTCGGCCCGCTCGATCTGCGTCTCGACCGGCAGGTAGGTCGCCGGGCGATGGTGCTGGGGCCAGTTGAATTCGACGCCGCCGCTGATCCACGGACCGGCGAGACCCACGAGAGCCGGCTTGATGACGTTGTTGCGGTAGAAGAAGTCGTAGCCGGTGGTCTTGTCGTAGCCGACATGGATGCGCCCGCCGAGTTCGGGCAGGACCACGAGCCGCACGAAGGCGTTCTCGAGGTGCACGGCCTTCCATTCGCGGGGAGCGCCCTCGTCGGCGATGCCCTCGATGAACGGGAGCGGGTACACCTTCCCGCTGGAGCCCTGGTACACGCGGTGATCGAGGTACATGGGATAGCGACTGGGCGCATCCGGCTCGTACGTGTGGATGGTCAGCGACTCCTCCCACGCGACAGCGCCGCCGTCGGACAGCGTCTCGGCCAGCGCCGGCGGCGCATCGGGCAGGACGAGTCGGTGCGCGTCCGTCCGCGAAGGCGCAGCAGGCCCAGGGGCACCGGAAACGTCGGGCGTCAGCTCGACAGTCATCGTCGATCTCCTCGGTGAGTCATGGGCACCGGGGGTCGGCGCAGGGGTGATCGCACCGACACTACGGCGGAGCGGGCCGCGCCAGTATGGTGTGAACGAGGAGAAACATGGACGAAGCTATGGCCGTCGGCGCTCCGCACTACCGCACGGAGGGTTTCGACAACCAGCGACTGTGCGTCGTGCCGCGACCGCAGGTGGAGCAGGCCCTGTCCAAGCCGGTGACGCGCCGCCTCACGGTGACCGACGCGGGCTACTTCCCGGCGGCGGCCGGACATCGGATGCGGCGACCGCAAGGCGCTCGGGAGACCATCATCCTGCTCTGCGTCGCCGGCTCCGGGACTGTCGTGGTGGACGGCGACACCTCCGCGGTGTCGGCGGGCACCGGAATCGTCATCGCGGCGGGCGCCGCGCACGAATACCGCGCGTCCGAGACGACTCCATGGACGATCTGGTGGCTGCACGTGCGCGGCACCGACGTGGCGGACCTGACGGCGGCACTCGGCGGCGGCGGCCAGCAGACGCTGCAGCCGCGCTCCCTCGACCGCGTCGTCGCCTTGTTCGACGAACTGGTGACGATGCTCGAGAGGCGCCTGTCGCCGGTGCAGCTCATCGCCGCGTCCGGCGCGGCGACCCACCTGATGACACGGCTGGCAGCCGACAGCGTGCTGCCCGCCGACGGGTCGGCGCTCGAGCGGGCCATGCGCTACCTCGAGGCACGGGTGGACGGCAGCATCCAGGTCGCCGAACTCGCCGCCATCGTGCAGATGTCGGCGTCGCACCTCAGCGCCCTCTTCCGTGAGACGACCGGCGGCGGACCCGGCGCCTTCCACACCTCCCTGAAGATGGCGCGCGCCCGCGCACTGCTGGACACCACGACCAGCACGGTGACCGAGATCGCCACGGCGGTCGGCTACAGCGATCCGCTCTACTTCTCCCGCCACTTCCGCCGGGTGCACGGCGTGAGCCCGTCGGCCTACCGGGCGGACCACAAGGCCTGACGCCACCGGCCCGCCCGTCGCCGGCCGGTGCGAGACTGGGCGCAGGCCAGAGGAAGAGGACCGCATGAGCTCCATCGCCGCCATCGGAACGGCTCAGGATGCCGCGCCCTCCCCCCTCGACGAGCGGTTCGACGTCGCGGTGATCGGCGCCGGCCCGGCGGGCACCGCCGCGGCGATCCGCGCCGCCGAGCTCGGTGCGCGCGTGGTCGTGCTCGAGTCGTCCGAGCGACTCGGCGGCACCTGTGTCAACACCGGCTGCGTGCCGACCCGCGTGTTCGCCAAGACGGCCCGCCTCATGCGCGACGTGCGCGCCGCCTCCGCCTACGGGATCACGACGAACCCGGAGCCGATCGACTGGCCCGCGACCGTCGCGCGCGTGCACGAGCGCGTCGAGGCCGTCCGGGGCGTCAAGGCCGAGGCGCGGCGCTTCGAGGAGGCCGGCATCACCCTCATCCAGGAGGGCCGGGCACGCTTCGCCGACCCGCACACACTGCTCCTGGACTCGGGGCGGCGGGTCGCCGCATCCACGATCCTCGTCTGCGTCGGCGGCCACTCGCGCCTCCTGCCGATCCCGGGGGCGGAGCTCGCCACGGTGCCCGAGCACGTGCTGAACCTGCCCGCACTCCCCCGACGCGTCGCGATCATCGGCGCGGGCAACACCGGCGTGCAGCTGGCGACCGTCTTCGACTCGTTCGGAGCCGAGGTGGTGCTCCTGGATCTCGCGCCGCGCATCCTGATGCCCTCCGATGCGGATGTCGCGGCCGCCGTCACCGCGTCGTTCGTCTCCCAGGGCATCGATGTGCGCACCGGCATCTCCGGGGTGTCCTCCCTCGCGCGCGGGGATGACGGCGGCATCGTGCTGACGTGGTCGGAGGGCGGCGGCGAGCGCCACGACTCCTTCGACGCCGTCGTGATGGCGACCGGGTGGCCCGCCGACGTCGAGGACCTCGGACTCGAGAACGCGGGCGTCGAGGTCACGCGCTCGTCGATCCCCGTCGACCGGTACTTCCGTTCGAACGTGCCCCACATCTTCGCCGTCGGCGACGCGAACGGCCGCGACATGCTCGTGCAGGCGGCGCAGTTCGAGGGCGAGGCGGCGGCCGAGAACGCCGTGCTCGACGCGAACCGACGCACGCCCCACCACCTCCTCCCCGCGGGCGGGTTCACCGACCCGGATTACGCGGGCGTGGGGCTCACCGAGGAGCAGGCCCGCGGCCGCGACGCCCAGTGCATCGTCGCGACCGCGCGGTACTCCGACCTGGAGCGTGCCGTCATCGACGATCGCGGCGTCGGCTTCCTCAAGCTCATCGCCGACAACCGGCGCGAGCTCATCCTCGGCGCGCACGCCGTCGGCGAGAACGCGGTCGAGGTGATCCAGTCGGTGACCACGGCGATGGCGGCCGGCATCGACGTCGCGACCCTCGCCGGCGTCAAGTTCGCCTACCCGACCTACAGCGCCATCATCGGCAACGCGGCGCGGGGGCTCCTCCGCGCGGGTGCAGCCGCACAGAGCGGCGAGCACTGATCCTCGGGCGAATCTCGCGCTCCGCGAGACGTCGCAACACGCCGCGCGGTGCGCGGCGCAGACGGCGTGTTGCGACGTGTCGCGCACCGGTCGACCCACGCGCTACGCCCCGCGCGGCGACACGCCCGACCGGTACGCTCGGAGGCGTGACAGAACGCGCCCCGCTCTCCCGCAAGCTCTCCGCCATCGCCGAGTCCGCGACCCTCAAGGTCGACGCCAAGGCCAAGGCCCTCCAGGCCGCCGGCCGCCCGGTGATCAGCTTCGCCGCCGGCGAGCCCGACTTCGCGACGCCGGAGTTCATCGTGGATGCCGCGGCCCAGGCGCTGCACGACCCCGCGAACTACCGCTACACCCCGGCCGTGGGGCTGCCCGTGCTCCGGGAGGCCATCGCCGCCAAGACGCTGCGCGACTCGGGCCTCGAGGTCGCGCCGTCGCAGATCATCGTCACCAACGGCGGCAAGCAGGCCGTGTACCAGGCGTTCCAGGCCGTGGTGAACCCGGGCGACGAGGTGCTGCTGCCTGCGCCGTACTGGACCACGTACCCCGAGGCGATCGCCCTGGCCGACGGCGTGCCCGTCGAGGTGTTCGCCGACGCCGACCAGGACTATCTGGTCACCGTCGAGCAGCTCGAGGCGGCGCGCACCGACAAGACCACGGTGCTCGTCTTCGTCTCGCCCTCCAACCCGACCGGGTCGGTCTACACCCCCGAGCAGACCCGCGCCATCGGCGAATGGGCGCTCGAGCACGGCATCTGGGTCATCACCGACGAGATCTACCAGAACCTCGTCTACGAGGGCGTCCGCGCCGTCTCGATCGTCGAGGCCGTCCCCGCCCTCGCAGGCCAGACCATCCTCGTCAACGGCGTCGCCAAGACCTACGCGATGACGGGCTGGCGCGTGGGCTGGATGGTCGGCCCGCAGGACGCCATCAAGCTGGCGGCGAACCTGCAGTCGCACCTCTCCAGCAACGTCAACAACGTCGCCCAGCGTGCCGCGCTGGCCGCGCTGACGGGCCCGCAGACCGAGGCCGAGGAGTTCCGCGCGGCGTTCGACCGCCGTCGCACCCTCATCGTCGAGGAGCTCTCGAAGATCGACGGCGTGAGCGTGCCCACCCCGCGCGGCGCGTTCTACGTCTACCCCGACGTGCGCGGACTGCTCGGACGCACCTGGCGCGGCGTCACGCCGACGACCAGCCTCGAGCTCGCGGACTTCATCCTCGAGCAGGCCGAGGTCGCGGCCGTTCCCGGCGAGGCTTTCGGGCCGAGCGGCTATCTCCGCTTCTCCTACGCCCTCGGCGACGACGCGATCCGCGAGGGCGTGCGCCGCCTGCAGGACCTCTTCTCCTGAGTCGCCGCCGTGCGGGCCGTTCTGATCGAGGAGTTCGGGCGGACGCCGGTGACCGTCGAGCTGCCGGATGCCGTCTGCCCGCCCACCGGCGCGGTCGTGCGGGTCATGGCGACCGGCGTGTGCCGCAGCGACTGGCACGCGTGGAAGGGCCATGACTCGTCGGTGCGCGCGCCGTACGTCCCCGGACACGAGTTCGCGGGGGTCGTCGCGCGCGTCGGCGCCGAGGTCACGGGCTTCCGGCCCGGCGACCGCGTCACGGCGCCGTTCGTCTTCGCGTGCGGTGACTGCGAGCAGTGCCGCACCGGCGATCAGCAGGTCTGCGCCCGACAGGAGCAGCCCGGCTTCACCGTCGCGGGCTCCTTCGCCGACGAGGTGACGGTGCTCGACGCCGAGGTGAACCTCGTCGCGCTTCCGGACGAGGTGGACTTCGTGGATGCTGCGGGTCTCGGCTGCCGGTTCGCCACCGCCTACCGCGCGGTGCGCACGCGCGGGCGCGTGCAGAGCGGCGAATGGGTCGCCGTGCACGGCTGCGGCGGTGTCGGGCTGTCGGCGATCCTCATCGCGCGGG is part of the Microbacterium lemovicicum genome and encodes:
- a CDS encoding DUF5107 domain-containing protein, which gives rise to MTVELTPDVSGAPGPAAPSRTDAHRLVLPDAPPALAETLSDGGAVAWEESLTIHTYEPDAPSRYPMYLDHRVYQGSSGKVYPLPFIEGIADEGAPREWKAVHLENAFVRLVVLPELGGRIHVGYDKTTGYDFFYRNNVIKPALVGLAGPWISGGVEFNWPQHHRPATYLPVETQIERADDGSVTVWCYDHEPFARMSAHHGVRLRPDSSVVEVVVRLHNRTKERQTFLWWANVAARVHDDYQSFFPEDVRYVADHARRALTSFPAADRPYYGVDYPALAAEREGADRIDWYRNIPVPTSYMIVDSAEDYFGGFDHAAGAGFVHWAERRISPGKKQWTWGDAPFGHAWDAQLTDDDGPYVELMAGVYTDNQPDFSWLLPGETKLFSQYWFPIPDIGVAHQATPDAAIHVDRSAEGIRIRAAVTSPQVGAMLTATVDGVVVAARRVDLRPGDVAELNADTVGDARADPSVEMTSGLRVELRDARGRLLVGWEPVEVTEGEPWVAAEPALPEAITSVEELYLTGVHLSQYRHPTRSPIPYWNEALRRDPGDVRTNLALADRDYRAGRYAPALERIDLALKRLTRRNANPMDAEAFYLRGLVLARLGRREEAEQAWGKAGWDATWAAAAGFALAQSLACTQRNRAALRVLDTLDGAVGHDARRGALRVIMLRRLGRHDEATDVLRAALADDPLDALLRVLGGSTAISDAGVLRDVALDLRDAGEGDAAAELLDTVTTAAVTPAGNHTPLAHFLAAALRDAQGRTEEAAAHRSRARAADASWAFPSGLDDLDALDAALAADPSDVVARGLRAMLLYGHGRRGDALADWNRAVTAETRDAVLLRNAALAAYNVGGDDDTAWGLYARAIAAAPGDARLLYEQDQLARRLGDSSAARLARLEPQEQLVLTRDDLTIAYVGLLVAEGRAGRGYEILTTRPFHPWEGGEGAALEAWDAARTALGMDVADPPASLGETRAQYVPPVARHDNGETDYFATSLPELLLFSREAADD
- a CDS encoding AraC family transcriptional regulator → MDEAMAVGAPHYRTEGFDNQRLCVVPRPQVEQALSKPVTRRLTVTDAGYFPAAAGHRMRRPQGARETIILLCVAGSGTVVVDGDTSAVSAGTGIVIAAGAAHEYRASETTPWTIWWLHVRGTDVADLTAALGGGGQQTLQPRSLDRVVALFDELVTMLERRLSPVQLIAASGAATHLMTRLAADSVLPADGSALERAMRYLEARVDGSIQVAELAAIVQMSASHLSALFRETTGGGPGAFHTSLKMARARALLDTTTSTVTEIATAVGYSDPLYFSRHFRRVHGVSPSAYRADHKA
- a CDS encoding dihydrolipoyl dehydrogenase family protein, which produces MSSIAAIGTAQDAAPSPLDERFDVAVIGAGPAGTAAAIRAAELGARVVVLESSERLGGTCVNTGCVPTRVFAKTARLMRDVRAASAYGITTNPEPIDWPATVARVHERVEAVRGVKAEARRFEEAGITLIQEGRARFADPHTLLLDSGRRVAASTILVCVGGHSRLLPIPGAELATVPEHVLNLPALPRRVAIIGAGNTGVQLATVFDSFGAEVVLLDLAPRILMPSDADVAAAVTASFVSQGIDVRTGISGVSSLARGDDGGIVLTWSEGGGERHDSFDAVVMATGWPADVEDLGLENAGVEVTRSSIPVDRYFRSNVPHIFAVGDANGRDMLVQAAQFEGEAAAENAVLDANRRTPHHLLPAGGFTDPDYAGVGLTEEQARGRDAQCIVATARYSDLERAVIDDRGVGFLKLIADNRRELILGAHAVGENAVEVIQSVTTAMAAGIDVATLAGVKFAYPTYSAIIGNAARGLLRAGAAAQSGEH
- a CDS encoding pyridoxal phosphate-dependent aminotransferase; the protein is MTERAPLSRKLSAIAESATLKVDAKAKALQAAGRPVISFAAGEPDFATPEFIVDAAAQALHDPANYRYTPAVGLPVLREAIAAKTLRDSGLEVAPSQIIVTNGGKQAVYQAFQAVVNPGDEVLLPAPYWTTYPEAIALADGVPVEVFADADQDYLVTVEQLEAARTDKTTVLVFVSPSNPTGSVYTPEQTRAIGEWALEHGIWVITDEIYQNLVYEGVRAVSIVEAVPALAGQTILVNGVAKTYAMTGWRVGWMVGPQDAIKLAANLQSHLSSNVNNVAQRAALAALTGPQTEAEEFRAAFDRRRTLIVEELSKIDGVSVPTPRGAFYVYPDVRGLLGRTWRGVTPTTSLELADFILEQAEVAAVPGEAFGPSGYLRFSYALGDDAIREGVRRLQDLFS
- a CDS encoding alcohol dehydrogenase catalytic domain-containing protein, with translation MRAVLIEEFGRTPVTVELPDAVCPPTGAVVRVMATGVCRSDWHAWKGHDSSVRAPYVPGHEFAGVVARVGAEVTGFRPGDRVTAPFVFACGDCEQCRTGDQQVCARQEQPGFTVAGSFADEVTVLDAEVNLVALPDEVDFVDAAGLGCRFATAYRAVRTRGRVQSGEWVAVHGCGGVGLSAILIARAAGARVVAVDVSPAARAAAEALGAVALAPSTDTAGAVRALTDGGAHLSLDAFGSAETSIASVLSLRPRGRHVQVGLLLDADATPAMPMGQVIAHELDLLGSHGMSARDYPSMLTDIADGRLDPALTRGRVIGFDELPAALAEMDDPRRAPGMLVAVRA